The sequence AATCCTCCGGGAGACTGAATCATGCTGCCCTATCTAATTCCAGTGGCGCTGGTGCTGGCGCTGTTCGTTCTGTCCATAAAAATATTGCGCGAATATGAACGCGGCGTGGTGTTTTTCCTGGGCCGTTTTCAGGGTGTAAAAGGACCGGGACTGATTGTGATCATCCCGGGCATCCAGCAGATCATGCGGGTGGATTTGCGCATTATCACCATGGACGTGCCGCAGCAGGACGTCATCTCGCGCGACAACGTCACCGTACGGGTCAACGCGGTATTGTATTTTCGCGTGGTGGACGCCGAGCGCGCCATACTGCAGGTGGAGGATTATCACAACGCGACCAGCCAGCTCGCGCAGACCACCTTGCGTTCGGTGCTCGGCCAGCACGATCTGGACGCGATGCTGGCAGAGCGCGATAAGCTGAACGCCGCCATTCAGCAGATTCTCGACGAGCGCACCGATTCCTGGGGTATCAAGGTGACCAATGTCGAGATCAAGCACGTTGACCTGGACGAGAGTATGGTGCGCGCGATCGCGCGTCAGGCCGAAGCGGAGCGCGACCGGCGCGCGAAGGTGATTCACGCCGACGGCGAATACCAGGCCGCGCAGAAACTGCTGGACGCGGCGAACATTCTCGCGCAGC comes from Gammaproteobacteria bacterium and encodes:
- a CDS encoding slipin family protein, with product MLPYLIPVALVLALFVLSIKILREYERGVVFFLGRFQGVKGPGLIVIIPGIQQIMRVDLRIITMDVPQQDVISRDNVTVRVNAVLYFRVVDAERAILQVEDYHNATSQLAQTTLRSVLGQHDLDAMLAERDKLNAAIQQILDERTDSWGIKVTNVEIKHVDLDESMVRAIARQAEAERDRRAKVIHADGEYQAAQKLLDAANILAQQPQALQLRYMQTIANITTDKASTIVFPLPMEFLDALRSFSGDRK